Within Hydrogenoanaerobacterium saccharovorans, the genomic segment ACATCAAAACCGTAGGCGATATTGTTAAATTTATAGAAGACCAGATTTAATCAGTAGCCAAACTCTCAGACACTGCGCTGTTCAATGTGCGGTGTCTGTTTTTTTATCCATTTCTTAACAAGTTTCTTAACGGGTATTCTTTTGCAAAAACATTGAAAAATTTTGGCATATAGGTTACAATATAATCCGTATCGCGCAGCAGAGACTGCGCAACTTGTAAAAAATGAAGGAGAATCCTAAATGGAGTTTTTACTGAACGGAGTTCTTGCTATTACTTGGCAGCAAGTTTTGATGTGGGCAATCGGCGGAATTCTAATCTATCTTGCAATTGGAAAAGGCTATGAGCCGGCGCTGCTGCTACCAATGGGTTTTGGCGCAATCCTCGTCAACCTGCCGCTTTCAGGCGTGCTTGACCAAGTAATGCCGGGCATTGGTGAAACCCACGGAATTATACAATGGCTGTTTGAGACGACGATTGAAGCCTCCGAGGCTTTGCCTCTGCTGCTTTTCATTGGTATTGGCGCCATGATTGATTTTGGCCCGCTTCTTTCGAACCCCAAGATGATTTTATTCGGTGCGGCCGCTCAGTTTGGTATTTTCTTTGCTATTTCGGTTGCAACACTGTTTGGGTTTAATCTTACCGATGCAGCCTCGATTGGTATTATCGGTGCGGCAGACGGCCCTACCGCCATTTTGGTATCGCAGATATTTAAGAGCAACTACATCGGCCCCATTGCGGTGGCAGCATACAGCTATATGGCTTTGGTGCCTATTGTACAGCCGTTTGCCATCAAACTGGTTACCACAAAAAAAGAGCGTATGATTCGTATGCCCTATAACCCCAAAAATGTTTCGCGTACCACACGCTTGCTGTTCCCTGTTTTTGTAACCATCATTGCAGGCCTTGTAGCACCCGCATCTGTTTCGTTGGTAGGGTTTTTGATGTTCGGTAATCTTATCCGCGAGTGCGGCGTGCTGGATTCTCTTTCGCAAACCGCACAAAAAGAATTTGCAAACATTATTACATTGCTGCTCGGTATTACCATTTCGTTCAGCATGGTTGCCGATAAGTTTGTGCGTTTGGACACATTGCTGATTATGCTGATTGGCTTGGTTGCATTTATTTTTGATACCATCGGCGGCGTGTTTTTTGCAAAATTCCTCAATTTGTTCAGCAAAAATAAAATTAACCCGATGGTTGGTGCGGCAGGCATCTCGGCGTTCCCCATGTCTGCCCGTGTTATTCAGAAGATGGCACTCAAAGAGGATAACCAAAACCACCTGTTGATGCACGCAGTTGGTGCAAACGTATCCGGCCAAATTGCTTCTGTTATTGCAGGCGGCATTATATTAGGCTTGGTACCTCAGATGATTAAATAATCAGATAGTCTCCCAGCGGGGGTTCTCCCCGTGCGTACGATAAACTTGTGCTGGTTTCCACGCAAGGCTAGGAGGAATTAGAAATGAACGAATTGTTTATGATGTCTTTAGAATTGATGGGAAAAGGAATGCTGGGTATTTTTGTTGTAATCTTTATTATTTATTGCCTGGTGCTGATCCTTGCCAAAACTACGGCAGAAAAAACAAAAGATAACTAAGAGCATTTTGAATGCTCTAAGAACGTAGCAAGGCTGTTGCTGCAGAAAGGGTCTGCGGGGCGCCTTGCGATAGGAGGACAATATGGCAGATAAGAAAAAAATGGTAGAAGAAATTACCTCAATGGACGTAGACTTTGCAAAATGGTATACGGACGTTGTAAAAAAAGCGGAATTGGTGGATTATTCGAGCGTCAGGGGATGCATGATTATCCGCCCGTATGGCTTTGCGATTTGGGAGAATATTCAGCACATTTTGGATACGCGCTTTAAAGAACTGGGACATGAGAATGTATCCATGCCAATGCTGATCCCCGAAAGCTTGCTGCAGAAAGAAAAAGACCATGTAGAGGGCTTTGCACCCGAGGTAGCCTGGGTTACCCACGGCGGCAACGAAAAGTTAGAAGAACGCCTGTGCATCCGCCCTACATCTGAGACATTGTTCTGCGAGCATTATTCGCATGTCATTCATTCTTACCGCGATCTGCCCAAACTCTACAACCAATGGTGCTCGGTGCTCCGCTGGGAGAAAACCACCCGCCCGTTCTTACGCACAATGGAGTTCCATTGGCAGGAGGGACACACCATGCACGAAACTGCGCAGGAGGCAATTGATGAGACCGAGCAGATGCTCAATGTTTATGCCGATTTCTGCGAAGATTCGCTTGCGATCCCTGTGGTTAAAGGGCAGAAGACGGACAAAGAAAAGTTTGCAGGTGCAGAGGCAACCTATACCATCGAGGCAATGATGCACGACGGCAAAGCGCTGCAATCGGGTACTTCACATTACTTCGGCGATGGCTTTGCCCATGCGTTTGATATTACCTTTACCGGGCGCGACAACAAACTGCAATATCCGCACCAAACCTCGTGGGGTATGTCCACCCGCATCATCGGTGCAATTATTATGACGCACGGCGACGATAACGGCTTGGTTCTTCCGCCTGCGATTGCGCCTATTCAGGTAATGGTTATCCCCATCGCGCAGCATAAAGAGGGCGTGCTCGAAAAGGCTGCCGAAATCCTCGACAGACTCAAAAAGCAGTTCCGCGTCAAGATGGACGACAGCGAAAACTCACCGGGTTGGAAGTTTGCACAGTACGAGATGAAAGGTGTTCCGTTGCGTCTCGAAATTGGGCCGAAGGATATTGAAAACAACCAGTGCGTGTTGGTTCGCCGCGATAACCGCGAAAAATATTTTGTATCTCTGGATGAACTCGAGACAAAAATCCCCGAGCTGTTGAAGGCTGTTCACGATGGTTTGTATAACAAAGCGCTGCAAAACCGCGAAAAACGCACATGGTCGGCAAAATCGATTGATGAAATCAACAAGGTTCTTGCTGCCGACACCGGCTTTGTAAAAGCCATGTGGTGCGGTGACCTCGCTTGTGAAGAGCAACTCAAGGAACAAGCTGGTGTATCCTCCCGCTGTATTCCGTTTGAGCAAGAAAAAATCTCCGATACCTGTGTTTGCTGTGGTAAACCTGCAACAAAAATGGTATACTGGGGCAAAGCTTACTAATTAACATAATTTAGGCGATAACTGCAAGCTTTTGTGGTTATCGCTTTTTTGTTTCCCCCTCCCAAATATATTTTTCAATCCTAATTTTAGTGCCCTGTGGTTTTTATGTATACTTTTATACAAATTTTGATGTAATTGGCCCCTATAGTGAAAAGATTTTATTAAGGGGTGTTTCGATGTATATCAAAAAAATGGTTGCGTATGTATTACCGTATGAGATTTTATCCGATATCGCAAAAGGTAAACTGGATTATTTTAATCCCGCTACAGTTCAAAGCAGCAATTGGAAGCACTGGGTAGCGAAGATGGATGAAAAAATGTGCATTGTCTGCAAAAACAAACATGGCGAAATTTACAGCATGGATGAAGCCCCTCCGGAGGAACCGCCTATTCATTTTGGTTGCCGATGTAAAATAGAAATTATGAGAGCGGTTTTTGCAGGGAATGCAACCAAAGACAGGCAAAACGGAGCAGATTACTGGATAAAACACTATGGAGCTTTGCCGGATTATTATATATCAGAAGATGATTTAAAAAATTTAGGCTGGAGGCGCGGAAATGCTCCTGCTAAATTTGCTCCTGAAAAAATGGCTACAATGGGGGAATATAGGAATGATGATGGTCATTTACCCCAAATAGTTGGGCGTAGCTGGTATGAAGCAGATATCAATTATTATAGCGGAAAGCGTAATAAACACCGTTTGCTTTGGTCGAACGATGGTTTAATATTTGTGACTTACGACCACTACGAAACTTTTATTGAATTAATATAATGGGAGGATTTATAATGAGCCAGAAAGTGATTACTTTAGACCTTACAGACTGCAAGTACATAATGGAGTTTCACGAAAGAATTAAAAAAGCGTTTGATTTCCCCGACTTTTACGGTAGAAATTGGAGTGCTTTTTGGGATTTGCTCAGAAGCGAGTGTGATGCCGATAAAGTAGTAATACTTGGTGAACACACGATGTCCCAAGAATTTGATTGGCATCTAGAAAAAATGCACGAGATATTGCAACGACATAAAGATAATTGTGCGAAAGATGGAGAACGTTTTGAATTTGAAATAATCAGCTAGCAAAATACGAGTGCGTAAAGATAGGTGGTACTATGAGCCAGAAAGTGATTACTTTAGATCTTACAGACTGCAAGTACATAATGGATTTCCATCAAAGAATTAAAAAAGCATTTGATTTCCCCGACTTTTATGGGGAAAATTGGAGTGCTTTTTGGGATTTGCTTTGGAGCGAATGTGATGCCGATAAAGTGGTAATACTTGGTGAGCACACGATGCCCAAAGAATTTGATTGGGATTTAGGAAAAATGCATGAGATACTGCAACGAACTGTAGAAGACCGCAAAAAGCATGGTTTTCACTTTGAATTTGAAATAATCAGCTAGCAAAGTACAAGTGTGTAAAGACGGGGTGATACGATGAGCCAGAAAGTGATTACTTTAGACCTTACAGACTGCAAATATTTGGGCGAGCTCCACCAAAGAATTAAAAAAGCATTTGATTTTCCCGACTTTTACGGGGAAAATTGGGATGCCTTTTGGGATTTGCTTTGGAGCGAATGTGATGCCGATAAAGTAGTAATACTCGGTGAGCACACGATGCCCAAAGAATTTGATTGGCATTTAGAAAAAATGCATGAAGTATTGTATGATTTTAAAAACGACTGTGCGAAAGATGGAGAACGTTTTGAATTTGAAATAATCAGCTAGCAAAGTACAAGTGTGTAAAGACGGGGTGATACGATGAGCCAGAAAGTGATTACTTTAGATCTTACAAACTGCAAGCACATAATGGAATTTCACCAAAGAATTAAAAAAGCATTTGATTTCCCTGACTTTTACGGGGAAAATTGGGATGCTTTCTGGGATTTGCTCAGAAGTGAATGTGATGCTGATAAAGTAGTAATACTCGGTGAGCATGCGATGCCGAAAGAATTTAATGTTGAGTTAGAAAAAATGCACGAGATACTGCAACAGACTGTAGAAGACCGCAAAAAGCATGGTTTTCACTTTGAATTTGAAATAATCAGCTAACAAAATACGAGTGCGTAAAGATAGGTGGTACTATGAGCCAGAAAGTGATTACTTTACACCTTACAGACTGCAAATATTTGGGCGAGCTCTACCAAAGAATTAAAAAAGCGTTTGATTTCCCCGACTTTTATGGGGAAAATTGGGATGCTTTTTGGGATTTACTTTGGAGCGAATGTGATGCCGATAAAGTAGTAGTACTCGGTGAGCAGACTTTGCCCAAAGAATTTGATTGGCATATACGAAAACTGCATGAGGCTTTACAAGATAATAAAGATGAGCACAGACTTTATGGATGGAAGATGTTTGAATTTGAAATAATCAGCTAACAAAATACGAGTGCGTAAAGATAGGTGGTACTATGAGCCAGAAAGTGATTACTTTACACCTTACAGACTGCAAATATTTGGGCGAACTCCACCAAAGAATTAAAAAAGCGTTTGATTTCCCCGACTTTTACGGTGAAAATTGGAGTGCTTTTTGGGATTTGCTTTGGAGCGAATGTGATGCCGATAAAGTAGTAATACTTGGTGAACACACGATGCCCCAAGAATTTGATTGGCATCTAGAAAAAATGCACGAGATATTGCAACGACATAAAGATAATTGTGCGAAAGATGGGGAACATTTTGAATTTGAAATAATCAGCTAAACTTTACCGTTTGAGCGTAAATGAATAAACCGTGCACAAAAGAAAGAGCCATCCGCAATAAATTTATTGCGGATGGCTCTTTGGGTCCGATTTTGCAAAGCAATTTATTCAGCGGCTTTGTTTTCGTCTACGGGTTTTTCGTCAACAGCGAGTACGGCAGGGCTGCAATCGCAGTTACAGTTGCAACTGTCATCTTTTTTGCTGTTTGAAATGTAAGTTTTTAGTGCATTTACAATGGGTTTGGTTGCTTTTGCAAGAAAGATGATAACAAAGATGTACATGATGCACTGTACAACTGCCACAAAGTACGGGAAAAAGTTCATTGCGTAGTAAAGAAAATCGCTCATTTTAAACTACCTCCAAGATAAATTTTTGAGACATACTAAAAATAGTATAACACAGGTTGATGTAGAGCAAAATCCTTTTAGGGTTAAATTTCCATAAAATTAAAAAGTATCACACAGATTGCACACAAATAAAGCCGCAAACACACGGTGATGTTGTTAAACTTGTGCAGAAAAATAGTAATGCACAAGAAATGAAAAAAAGTTTGTTTAAATTGCAAAAAAAGCTTGCAGTACAGCGGGTTTCGTGATATTATAATTAAGCGTGACTGCACAGGCACTTGCAATACAGTGCCAGATATGCGATGAAGCGAGAGGTGGCCGCTGAAATATGCGGGGAATTTTCGCGGAGTATGTCCGATTTTAAACCGGGCGACCAAAATACTGTTGACACAACATGGGCAGTTTACTACCGTTGCGCTCTTGTGTGTCGTATTTGTGACATTTTAGACATGTCAGGTCCCGGGGGAACTTTGCGCTTTCTTGAAAACGCAGGTTCATCCGGTTTTTAAATGTTTAAATATGAAACACACGGCACGGTGTTCAGTTTTTGATTCGTCGTCCCAAAGGCAACTAATAAGGAGGCGATGGTAGTGGCAGTCAAAGAAAAAATCAGAATCAGACTCAAAGGTTACGATCATCAGTTGGTTGATGCATCTGCGGAGAAAATCGTAGAAACCGTTAAGCGCACAGGCGCTCGCGTTTCCGGTCCTATCCCCCTGCCGACCGAAAAAGAAATTGTAACAATCCTGCGTGCTGTGCACAAATACAAAGACAGCCGTGAGCAATTTGAGATGAGAACCCACAAAAGACTCATCGACATTTTGAGACCTTCCAACAAAACTGTGGAAGCGCTTCAAAGTCTTGAGCTTCCCGCTGGCGTAGAAATCGAGATTAAACTGTAATCACCTGCGGTGATGCAAGTCACATCGCTCCACCGAACCAAATAAAGACAAGCTTTTTACTTTGTTAAGGCGGCGGCGGTGAGAAAGTTTAAACCCGAACGAAATGTCCGGCAGGTCAAGTTGGCGGACGCCAACCAATAACCTAAGGAGGTAAATATGTATGCAAAAATGCATCTTGGGCAAAAAGATTGGTATGACCCAACTTTTTGACGAAAAGGGAAAAATCATTCCCGTAACTGTCATTGAGGCAGGCCCTTGTGTCATCGTGCAGAAAAAAACAATCGAGAACGACGGTTATGAGTCGCTTCAGGTTGGTTTCGGCGAGGTCAAGGACAAAAACGTAAACAAGCCGAGCAAAGGCCATTTTGCTAAAGCAGATGTTGCTTGCAAAAAGCATCTCAGAGAGTTTAGACTTGACGACTGCTCTGCGCTGAATGTCGGCGACATCATCAAAGCAGATACTTTCACAATCGGCGACAAAGTGGATGTATGCGGTACATCCAAAGGTAAAGGTTATGCCGGCACAATTAAGCGCTTTGGCAACCATTCCCTGAAAGATACTCACGGTACCGGTCCTGTTCATCGTCACGCTGGTTCGAACGGAGCTTGCTCCGACCCTTCCAGAGTTATGAAAGGCAAAGGATTGCCGGGACATATGGGTTTTGAAACCGTAACCATCCAGAATCTTGACGTCGTCAAGGTGGATGCAGAAAACAACCTTATAGCGCTAAGAGGTGCTATTCCCGGCCCTAAGGGCGGAGTAGTATACATCACTGATAGCGTTAAGGCTTAAGGGGAGGAGGAAGCACTATGCCAAATATTAACGTAATAGACATGGCTGGCAAAGCTGTTGGTGAAATCACCCTTTCCGATGCTGTTTTCGGTATCGAGCCAAACAAAGCTGTTATGCACGCTGTAGTAGTGAACTATCTGGCTAATCAGCGTCAGGGTACACAATCAACACTGACAAGAACCGAGGTTAGCGGCGGTGGCCGTAAACCCTGGAAGCAAAAAGGCACAGGTAATGCAAGACAAGGCTCCATCCGAGCTCCTCAATGGAGACATGGTGGTATCGCACTCGGCCCGAAGCCGCGCGATTACAGCTACACTCTGAACAAAAAAGTAAAGAGACTGGCATTCAAATCGGCGCTGTCTTCCAAGGTGCTTGAGAACAATCTTATTGTAATAGATAAGATTGAGCTGGCTGAATTCAAAACCAAAGCAGTTGTAAGCATGCTCGCTGCAATCGGTGCAGGCAAAAAAACCCTCATCGTTATGCCCGAGGTAGATACAAAAGTTGTAAAAAGCGCAAGCAACGTTCCCGGCGTAAAAACAGCACTTGTAAACACCTTGAATGTTTATGATATGCTCAACTATGACACAATGGTTATAGTAAAAGACGCAGTTGCAAAACTTGAGGAGGTGTATGCATAATGAGAACGGCACAAGACGTTATCATTAAACCTATCATCACAGAGGACTCTATGGCAGCTCTGCAAATGAAGAAATACACATTCAAAGTTGCAAAAGATGCGAACAAAATCGAAATTGCAAAAGCGGTTGAAGTATTGTTTGGCGTTAAAGTGAAAAACGTTAACACCATGAATGTCAACGGCAGAGCAAAAAGACAAGGCCTGCATCAGGGTTACAAACCTGATTGGAAAAAGGCTATCGTAACTCTCACAGAGGAATCGAAAGGTATCGAGTTCTTTGAGAGCATGATGTAAGCAGACCAAACCGGTTTGCACAGTATGGGATGACTCATAAAATCCCGCAAACCATTTATGAGGAGAGTGAAACCGAATGGCTATAAAGACATATAAGCCGACAACTGCGGCGCGTCGCGAAATGACCGTGACCGATTACACTCAGTTGTCAAAGGTTGCTCCGGAGAGATCGCTTACAGAAATCCTGAAGAAGAACTCCGGCAGAAACAACCACGGTAGAATTACAGTTCGTCACCGCGGTGGCGGCGTAAGAACCAAATACCGTATCATTGATTTTAAAAGAGATAAGGGCGGTATGCCTGCTCAGGTTATTACCATTGAGTACGATCCGAACCGTTCTGCTCACATTGCACTGCTTCAGTACGAAGACGGCGAAAAGCGTTACATTTTGGCTCCCAATGAGCTTAAAGTAGGCGACACCGTTGTTTCCGGCCCTGATGCAGATATCAAAGCCGGCAATGCTCTGCCAATGGCAAACATCCCTGTTGGTACATTTATCCACAATGTAGAGCTGTACCCCGGTAAAGGTGCTCAGTTGGCACGTGCTGCAGGCATTCAGGCACAGCTGATGGCGAAAGAGAACGGCTATGCGCTGGTTCGTCTTCCCTCCGGCGAGCTTCGTAATGTTCCCGCAAACTGCATGGCCACAATCGGCCAGGTTGGTAACATCGACCATGAGAACGTTTCGATCGGTAAAGCAGGTCGTAAACGCCACATGGGTTGGAGACCGACTGTCCGTGGTTCTGTAATGAACCCCTGTGACCATCCGCACGGTGGTGGTGAAGGTAAAGCTCCAATCGGTCATCCCGGACCAGTTACACCTTGGGGCAAACCTGCTCTTGGCTACAAGACAAGAAAGAAACATCACAGCTCCGACAAGTTTATTGTTAAGCGCCGCGATGATAAATAAGGCGGTCTGAAAGGAGGCAGATGAATAATGGGTAGAAGTGTTAAAAAAGGACCATTTGTACAGCCAGTTCTGTTAAAACGTGTTCTTGAGATGAACGCAGCGGGTGAGAAGAAAGTTCTCAAAACCTGGAGCCGTTCTTCCACAATATTCCCTGATTTCGTAGGACACACATTTGCTGTTCATGACGGACGCAAACACGTTCCGGTTTATGTAACTGAAGATATGGTAGGGCACAAACTCGGCGAGTTTGCACCTACAAGAACTTACAGGGGCCATGCAGGCTCTAAAAAAACAAATACTGGTAAATAACGCAGACCTAAAGGAGGTTTACACATGGAAGCAAGGGCTTATCTCAGACATGCCCGTATTGCACCTCGTAAGGTTCAAATTGTGCTTGACTTGATTAGAAACAAGCCTGTTGATACTGCGATGGCAATATTAAAGCATACACCTAAGGCTGCTTGTGAGCCACTGGAGAAGCTGCTGAAATCGGCAATAGCGAATGCAGAGAACAATCACAACATGGACAAAAACAGCCTGTTTGTTGCGGAGTGCTTTGTGTGCCCCGGTCCGATTATGAAAAGAATCAGACCGCGCGCGCAGGGACGTGCATTCCACATTCTGAAAAGAACTTCTCACGTGACAATGGTCCTAAGAGAAAAGGAATAAGCTGAAAGAGGAGGTAAACTTATGGGACAAAAAGTAAATCCACATGGTCTCCGTGTGGGCGTCATTAAAGATTGGGATTCCCGCTGGTTTGCTAAGGACAACGCTTTCGGCGATATCCTCGTTGAGGATTACAAGCTACGCGAGTTCTTGAAAAAGACTTTGTATGCAGCCGGTGTCCCACGCATTGAAATCGAGCGTGACGCAACCAAAATCAGAATCCACATCCATTGTGCTCGCCCTGGTATGGTTATCGGTAAAGGCGGCGCAGATATTGAGAAACTTCGCCAGCAGTGCGAGGCTCTCGTCAACAAAGGCAAAGAGAACAAGGTTTCGGTTTTCTTGAATATTGTTGAAGTAAAACAACCCGATAAGAGCGCACAGCTTGTTGCCGAAAGCATCGCTGCACAGCTCGAGCGCAGAGTATCCTTCCGCCGTGCACTGAAACAGGCTATCGGCAGAAGCATGCGTCTTGGCGTTAAGGGTATCAAAACTGCAGTATCCGGTCGTCTTGGCGGTGCTGAAATTGCTCGTTCCGAGCATTATCACGAAGGAACCATTCCCCTGCAAACACTTCGCGCAGACATCGACTACGGCTTTGCTGAAGCAAACACAACCTATGGTAAAATCGGCGTTAAGGTTTGGATTTACACCGGCGATGTTCTCACCGATGTGA encodes:
- the rpsC gene encoding 30S ribosomal protein S3; this encodes MGQKVNPHGLRVGVIKDWDSRWFAKDNAFGDILVEDYKLREFLKKTLYAAGVPRIEIERDATKIRIHIHCARPGMVIGKGGADIEKLRQQCEALVNKGKENKVSVFLNIVEVKQPDKSAQLVAESIAAQLERRVSFRRALKQAIGRSMRLGVKGIKTAVSGRLGGAEIARSEHYHEGTIPLQTLRADIDYGFAEANTTYGKIGVKVWIYTGDVLTDVKRQPRKEGGNK
- a CDS encoding minor capsid protein, which produces MYIKKMVAYVLPYEILSDIAKGKLDYFNPATVQSSNWKHWVAKMDEKMCIVCKNKHGEIYSMDEAPPEEPPIHFGCRCKIEIMRAVFAGNATKDRQNGADYWIKHYGALPDYYISEDDLKNLGWRRGNAPAKFAPEKMATMGEYRNDDGHLPQIVGRSWYEADINYYSGKRNKHRLLWSNDGLIFVTYDHYETFIELI
- the rplC gene encoding 50S ribosomal protein L3, with the protein product MQKCILGKKIGMTQLFDEKGKIIPVTVIEAGPCVIVQKKTIENDGYESLQVGFGEVKDKNVNKPSKGHFAKADVACKKHLREFRLDDCSALNVGDIIKADTFTIGDKVDVCGTSKGKGYAGTIKRFGNHSLKDTHGTGPVHRHAGSNGACSDPSRVMKGKGLPGHMGFETVTIQNLDVVKVDAENNLIALRGAIPGPKGGVVYITDSVKA
- a CDS encoding barstar family protein, with the protein product MSQKVITLDLTDCKYIMEFHERIKKAFDFPDFYGRNWSAFWDLLRSECDADKVVILGEHTMSQEFDWHLEKMHEILQRHKDNCAKDGERFEFEIIS
- the rplD gene encoding 50S ribosomal protein L4, with translation MPNINVIDMAGKAVGEITLSDAVFGIEPNKAVMHAVVVNYLANQRQGTQSTLTRTEVSGGGRKPWKQKGTGNARQGSIRAPQWRHGGIALGPKPRDYSYTLNKKVKRLAFKSALSSKVLENNLIVIDKIELAEFKTKAVVSMLAAIGAGKKTLIVMPEVDTKVVKSASNVPGVKTALVNTLNVYDMLNYDTMVIVKDAVAKLEEVYA
- the rplV gene encoding 50S ribosomal protein L22 codes for the protein MEARAYLRHARIAPRKVQIVLDLIRNKPVDTAMAILKHTPKAACEPLEKLLKSAIANAENNHNMDKNSLFVAECFVCPGPIMKRIRPRAQGRAFHILKRTSHVTMVLREKE
- the rpsJ gene encoding 30S ribosomal protein S10: MAVKEKIRIRLKGYDHQLVDASAEKIVETVKRTGARVSGPIPLPTEKEIVTILRAVHKYKDSREQFEMRTHKRLIDILRPSNKTVEALQSLELPAGVEIEIKL
- a CDS encoding barstar family protein; this translates as MSQKVITLDLTDCKYLGELHQRIKKAFDFPDFYGENWDAFWDLLWSECDADKVVILGEHTMPKEFDWHLEKMHEVLYDFKNDCAKDGERFEFEIIS
- the rplB gene encoding 50S ribosomal protein L2: MAIKTYKPTTAARREMTVTDYTQLSKVAPERSLTEILKKNSGRNNHGRITVRHRGGGVRTKYRIIDFKRDKGGMPAQVITIEYDPNRSAHIALLQYEDGEKRYILAPNELKVGDTVVSGPDADIKAGNALPMANIPVGTFIHNVELYPGKGAQLARAAGIQAQLMAKENGYALVRLPSGELRNVPANCMATIGQVGNIDHENVSIGKAGRKRHMGWRPTVRGSVMNPCDHPHGGGEGKAPIGHPGPVTPWGKPALGYKTRKKHHSSDKFIVKRRDDK
- a CDS encoding barstar family protein, producing MSQKVITLDLTDCKYIMDFHQRIKKAFDFPDFYGENWSAFWDLLWSECDADKVVILGEHTMPKEFDWDLGKMHEILQRTVEDRKKHGFHFEFEIIS
- the rplW gene encoding 50S ribosomal protein L23, whose translation is MRTAQDVIIKPIITEDSMAALQMKKYTFKVAKDANKIEIAKAVEVLFGVKVKNVNTMNVNGRAKRQGLHQGYKPDWKKAIVTLTEESKGIEFFESMM
- a CDS encoding sodium ion-translocating decarboxylase subunit beta, with protein sequence MEFLLNGVLAITWQQVLMWAIGGILIYLAIGKGYEPALLLPMGFGAILVNLPLSGVLDQVMPGIGETHGIIQWLFETTIEASEALPLLLFIGIGAMIDFGPLLSNPKMILFGAAAQFGIFFAISVATLFGFNLTDAASIGIIGAADGPTAILVSQIFKSNYIGPIAVAAYSYMALVPIVQPFAIKLVTTKKERMIRMPYNPKNVSRTTRLLFPVFVTIIAGLVAPASVSLVGFLMFGNLIRECGVLDSLSQTAQKEFANIITLLLGITISFSMVADKFVRLDTLLIMLIGLVAFIFDTIGGVFFAKFLNLFSKNKINPMVGAAGISAFPMSARVIQKMALKEDNQNHLLMHAVGANVSGQIASVIAGGIILGLVPQMIK
- a CDS encoding barstar family protein codes for the protein MSQKVITLHLTDCKYLGELYQRIKKAFDFPDFYGENWDAFWDLLWSECDADKVVVLGEQTLPKEFDWHIRKLHEALQDNKDEHRLYGWKMFEFEIIS
- a CDS encoding barstar family protein, with amino-acid sequence MSQKVITLDLTNCKHIMEFHQRIKKAFDFPDFYGENWDAFWDLLRSECDADKVVILGEHAMPKEFNVELEKMHEILQQTVEDRKKHGFHFEFEIIS
- the proS gene encoding proline--tRNA ligase — its product is MADKKKMVEEITSMDVDFAKWYTDVVKKAELVDYSSVRGCMIIRPYGFAIWENIQHILDTRFKELGHENVSMPMLIPESLLQKEKDHVEGFAPEVAWVTHGGNEKLEERLCIRPTSETLFCEHYSHVIHSYRDLPKLYNQWCSVLRWEKTTRPFLRTMEFHWQEGHTMHETAQEAIDETEQMLNVYADFCEDSLAIPVVKGQKTDKEKFAGAEATYTIEAMMHDGKALQSGTSHYFGDGFAHAFDITFTGRDNKLQYPHQTSWGMSTRIIGAIIMTHGDDNGLVLPPAIAPIQVMVIPIAQHKEGVLEKAAEILDRLKKQFRVKMDDSENSPGWKFAQYEMKGVPLRLEIGPKDIENNQCVLVRRDNREKYFVSLDELETKIPELLKAVHDGLYNKALQNREKRTWSAKSIDEINKVLAADTGFVKAMWCGDLACEEQLKEQAGVSSRCIPFEQEKISDTCVCCGKPATKMVYWGKAY
- a CDS encoding barstar family protein gives rise to the protein MSQKVITLHLTDCKYLGELHQRIKKAFDFPDFYGENWSAFWDLLWSECDADKVVILGEHTMPQEFDWHLEKMHEILQRHKDNCAKDGEHFEFEIIS
- the rpsS gene encoding 30S ribosomal protein S19, with the protein product MGRSVKKGPFVQPVLLKRVLEMNAAGEKKVLKTWSRSSTIFPDFVGHTFAVHDGRKHVPVYVTEDMVGHKLGEFAPTRTYRGHAGSKKTNTGK